ttggtACCCAAAGGTATCAATGTTaacttttagtgtttaattcaagttttgagttgatttaatgaaagtcgatttctaatattattagatttgaatttttatgatttttattaaaataattttagtgttaattatgaatttgtttaattttacgtttaatttgtcaaatataaTCCGATGGatgtaatttaatttcgattttagggttgatttgataaaattaattattaaaattaactaattataaaattttaatcaaattaactcTAAAGTCcatattaaacactaaaaataatataaataccaTATTAAAAAGAACATTAAACTTAAGTACTAAATTATGCATTAAGCgtttaagataaaaaataataatttagtccACACaagttctattttttatttggatgatgaaaaaataaatattttatatttaaaaaaaaaccaaccaagtcttagtaaacaaattaaaaaattgaagtcaAGCCATCAACTCAAAAGAACTATAAGCAGAAAGAAATTTCGGAGAAGGCGTCCCCATCAGCAGCAGCAGCGACCGAAGTCGGTGATTGTGAATACGCGCTACCAAGGTCAACACCTCCATCCTCTGCTCCAAAATCAAAAGTCCACAACTTCGGCTGCCCAAACACTGCaacactatttatttattcctcTTACTCTCCAATCATGGCGCGTAGTCTAAGCACGGCTGACGCTTTTCGTCTTAATGCTCCTACATTCTGTACGCCACTTAATTGCGCGTAGGTCTAGTGCTTTTCTCGTTTTCTAATGTGAACCCGACGACCAAACCTAGCTTTAGTCTTTGGGTGTATAGATTATAGACCGACCTTTCTACCTGGCATATGAATCAAATTACAAAACTATTTAGGGTTAATACCACAAGACATACCCAAAATATactctaaattctaaattaatcctcaaatttcaaatatattgtACTTCCATTACCCTCTTTGTCAACTTAAATGTTAAATCTAGTCCATATTTCACatagaatatatttaaaacacatgATCAAATTTTAAGCACATGCCTTCACATTAGATCATTTAGAtctaatatatgataaaatgaaagaaaaagaaatatctCTCTTAAATATTAAGGACAcattcaattcttttttaatatgtcaaatcaaaatgtaaaatcCGAGCTAGTATCTAATGTTCAAATTGAAGGTTAAATAGATGGAAATATCTTATTATAtgatattgatattttgataattcaattaaaattttttgaagttataggatcaatttaaaaattagactaTAAATTGAGGATGTTTGGAGTAATTAATCCAAGTTTAAAAAACTCATTCGTACGAGTCAAAATCGAAGCCGTCGTCCCCCTTGTTTTTGCTGACTATATTTTGAGCCATTATTCATCATTGTCATAATCATCATCTCACAATCACGGAAGCAAATTTGTGATTCTCACTAACTTCACTACATTTCAgctattcattatttttttggtgCTAGTAAGCCATGAGGAACACAAAAAATTCAAGTTCTGGGTGTTTCTCCGCCGTTTTCCGCCGGCTTTTTTGTTCGGGGAGTCCTCAAACACATCCATCAGACCCCATTATAGAGTTAAACGCCGTTGATATCATGGCTAAGGCTCAAGTCCAAGCATCTGAAAGTGGTCCTGGGATAGTGGCTAGGCTAATGGGGCTGGACACATTGCCTGACAGCAACTGGGTTTGTAGAGCCAAAACTCCAATTTCAGTTCCTCGGAGCAAGTCAGTCAATTTCATGGATTATATGCTGGATTTTGATTTAACAAAAGCCACTCATCGTCGAGTGAAAACGTCGACGTCGTTTCAGGAGCTACCGCAAAGTCCGCAGCTGTTGCAGCACAATCAAGAAACAATGTCTGAgccaaggaaatggaaatcccAAAGAGTAAATGGATCAAGTGGTAAGAATGTTAAGCAAAATGTGAATGTTAGAGAGAAAGTATGTTCcaagaagaaaaacaagaagaTATCTAAGCTTAAAAACGAGCCAAGGAGAGTTTCTAGTAAACAATCTTTGAAGTCCAGTGGCTGCATTGGTGTAAATTCAAAGGCAAAAACTCCATTGGAGGAAGTCTCTGTTAAGACGAAGAAAAAAAACCAACGTGCAGTTAAGAAAGTTGAGTATACTGACAGTAACTCGGAGGGTTCAAGTTCAAGTTTAAGCCCAGTTTCTGTCCTCTATGTCAATGATTTTGAGTCGACGAAAAACGAGGAGACTGCGTGTTTCATGGAGTTGGTGGATAGACCTAGCAAAATGACAGATGAAGATATAAAATTCTCAAATTGGATAACGAAGAAACTTTTCACGTTTGAAGACTATGAAGAAATCTGTGTGAAGCTTGAGGAGCAAATACTTGATTTAATGTTGCACCAAGTAGCTGATGAACTTGTGGGATTCCACACATGGAATGTTTGGAAACAAAAAACAAACTTGGTGGGTACTTTGAGCAAAACCCAGAGTTTTTATCCTTCAAATCTACAGGTAaaccttgaaaaataaaattcgaaGGAGTTGGCCGAATTTGATTACTGGTGCGGTTCTCTCTGCTAGCAAATTGCAGCATGGAGTTAGTGTCAAGTAAGCAAAGGATATATAGGAATGATATTTTACATGTTCAGAAATTGTAAACTATAGTTTAAGGGGGAATGCCcctatttatagttttatatttcaGCTTTAGGCAGAGAATGGATATTTTCCACCCTTCCTTGTACTTGAATTTGACATGAATACATCTTCATTGACCATTATAGTTTTTGGTATGATTGAAATCGGAACTAAGAGAATGATCGAAAAAATATTGCTTCTGTGTACTAATAAAATGGTGTCAAAATCTAGCTATGCATTAGCTATATAACACCTCTGTCTCTGTCTGAGCATCCAAAACCCCCTCAATCTTTAGGTTTTACCCTTATTTTTCCTCACTGCATCGATGAAATTAGTCATCACTTGTTGCTCATCGAGTGGTGGTCGTGAGGCAAAGTGCTGCTGCACAGCATTGATAATTTTTACCCTTGATGAACCAGGCCGGATTCCCTTGATTTTGAAGTACCTTATATATCTTCTCAAAGTATTAGTTTCTAGTTTTGCGAAGTTCACCTGAGTAGTATGTCTTTCTGTACGAACTCCACGATTTTTCCCATGCTTAGATTTGACATCATTCATTTTGAATTCACTCAATTTCATTATCAAGTCTTGACCATTGTCTTCTGCATCTCCCTCAGCGAGTTTTTGCACAGTGACATCTCTGGAGCAATGGCCTTTTTTCTTACGAACCAGACTATTTTTCCCATGCTCAGACTCTTCGAAGTTCTTGGTTACAAGTCTAATTGTTTGTCCACTTGATGAATCAGGTTTGACATCCTTCATTTTTAAGTCTCTGATAGTCTTTCCCTCGGCAGGTTCATACATAGGAACTGGAGGATTTTTCGCAGGCTCCTCCTCTTTGAAGTTCGGAAATTTAATCTTTAGTCTTGTTGATGAATCAGGTTTGACATTCTTCATTTTGATGTCACTGATCGTCTCTCCCGAGCTTCGGTTATCGTTTTGTTTCTCTATCTGTGACTGGTTCTGTTCCCATGCATCTCCCTCAGCATGTTCATACATAGGAACTGCAGGGTTTTTTGCGTGCTCCGGCTCATTGAAGGTCCCAATGACGAGTCCATTTGATGAATCAGGTTTGACATCCTTCATTTTCAAGTCACTGATTATCTTTCTCCGGCTTTGCATATTGTTTCGTTTCTCTATCTGTGGCTTGTTCTGGTCCAATGCAATTCCCTCAACATGTTCATACATAGGAACTGCAGGGTTTTACGCGTGCTCCAACTCATCCAGTCCAAGTCCTAGTCCTAGTTCATACATAGCCCCCACTTTTGCAACATTCCAAACTTCAACTGGTAAGCTCAGCACACAGTTAAAAACTATCAGGAATATGATAGACCACAGTTGACTAGATTACAATTCTAACCAATTCTCTGCTTTTCCCATCATTTTCTTGCCCACCAAAATGCATGACACCAATGTACTTTTGTCCTATTTTCTGTATAGCTCCAAGAAAACTTAATTCATAAAGAACAGTTGTTGGAGTCACGACATAAACCCCAACACCATGAAACaactttctttttgttgttgtttcaacAGGTTGAATATCTGTAACAACTACCAAATGCGACTTTCGGACACCCTTGAGGAACATTTTTCACTTCATTATGTATTGAAAGTCAAAAGCAAAACATAAAGTTTTCTAAGTAGTTCATTAATTTCCTTTGGTTTCTCAGCAAccaaaacaatatataattaaagccTGAAGATGACTACCCAAAGAACCCTAAAAAGTACTAAAATGTCGGGTTTTCTTTTACGACTTTCTTGATAAAGAATCAAAAGATTTCAAaacagaagaaaagaaaaatgcgTAACGaaagcaaagaaaataaatagtttgACAAATGACAAAGGAGTTAGAGAGAATGACCGTACCTACGTACCTTGAGAGGGACAAGTGGGTGTATAATTAAAGATGGTGACGTGAAAGAGAATGagtcttttgtttctttcttcacCTTTGAAATCGGAACTCAGAATTTTACACCTTTTTTCTTTGTGTAATTAATGGCAGAATATATAACTAGTCATGGACCATCTCTCCTTCTAGTTTTAAAagcttttagactttagttgaGTTCCCGCGGAGAAAATTGGCTAAATTCCTCTTCAGTCCTTgtacattgataaattttaagatgTAGTTCTTATATACTTGaaagttatattttgaaatcttcTAACAGATCATTAAATTCATCAGTATttctcattaaaatttatttgactAAGTTATgagatagaaaataaatatattaatgatgttaataattaaatagaaaattttcaatcgAAAAGTatgagaattttaattttaactttcaaattttataaaattcaatatttattgacctttaaaataaatatcatgcTCCATCCTCGTAAACCCACGGGTCACTCCATATATATATGTCAATTACAGTAttggtgtttatatatatatttttaattaaatataaaaagatttttatatactttttttttattgaacaATGGATCGTATCGATGATggccatgaacacctctaattaGAAGTGAAGTTAATATTAAAGGTATGATgtcaaatttagcccttaacattttcatattttgtcaatttgacttttattcttttttaagctaaatttgGCCCTCAACTTCTTGAAAAGAATCAAATTTGACTATCGACCTTtcaaaaagagttgaattgttattttgaacgaaaatgttgactaaaacattaaatttttaaacattacaGCCTACATGTGCTCCATGCTAATTTTTATggaatttttacattttttaattttgatttttattttaactatttttgttaattttatattgtttgttAGTGTGATATAAGGcaaataatatcatattagCATGAAGTAAACGTGATTTCTATGCGAGTTGTCATgccaatattattaaaatgtaatgttttaatcaattttgtgttaaaaaaacgTTTTGACTCTTTTTGAAACTAATGGTCCaatttatcttaaaaataaaaatataattgataaaatataatcattgagtgttaaatttaacattatttagctaacttgttttggttttattttatttcttttatggttaatttagctagaaaagtttcatatataacatatttataaatcAACTTTgacttttctagaaaaaaattacttgtctaattaattaattcaattatagaattcaatttttttctttatttttgttcgaTTGATTCTTGGTAAATGAAAATAACActgatatattttgttttacaaaatacccttaaaatttaaaaaaatcatttcctaacaaaaattatacaattCTTCAACTACTTATAATCCCCAAACtcttaaattgaaatataatgaaaactcaaaaagaaaaagaagaagaatacaTACTTAAACAAGCTTGAAACACATCGTTGTAATTGTCATGACAACAATACCAACAAAATTCAGACTCAATCCCTCACTTGACTTAAACCAATTTGGAACAATTACAGACATTTAGCGAACAATTCAAAATGAAAACCATTAAATACATCATTTCAATCATTCAATACAATTTAAAACATTTCTTGAGTCTTATTCATGCTTACGTAAGCTCTAAAGTTGACATGGGATCAAGCAAAAACCAAACTGCAAAgatttcaaaagtttaaaaagaCGTCGTGACAATGTGACAAACTAACTTGGCCTCGTTGCGACGACAAGGTTCCTCGTCGCGCAGTGGCCTAAAGTTCCAAACTCATCGCGACGATCTCTACACGACATCAAGACGTGGACCCTATTTTTGGTGCATTAGGCCTTTTGATACCAAATCACTTGGCCACCTAAACCATCAATCATATAGGTGCAAAAATGCACAACTTAACTTGTATAAACCAAGCCAAAACACATGCCAAAGCattcatttaatcatttctaAAATCAACAAATGCATTATGCCTTAATCATAAACCTCTGCATATCAAACAACTTATAAAAATCAACCTATTCTATGCCATCACATTATCACACAATTTTCCATTCAACAAGGCATACACAATGCACATACCATGCATCAACCTTATATCAAGATCATATCATAATAATAAGCCACATTTGATGCGGaaccccggatctagacacaagagaaatacaaattagaaataaaaacgagaataaataaaattagttaaataataataataataataaaatgatagatttgccctatggaacccttggttaacttgcaaccaaaaacgccaattacaaagtcttggacaaaagcattcatctttgattttaattgccgtgccttgcttcgagtgattggaccacaaggaaaaacaaccccttgagtgtcacctcttTGACTTGtatcattctccccctcttcaagaagattcgtcttcgaatctgaacctacatcaaattcaaaaggagaaagatcagaaacattgaaagtagcactaacactatactcaccaggaagatcgatgcgataagcattgtcatttattttctcgagtacttggaatggtccatctcctcgtgcatcaagtttattctttctcttagaaggaaatcgttccttcctcatatgcacccatacccaatctccaggttcaaacaagacttgctttcgccctttattagctcgatgtgcattggactcattctttttctcaatggctttacgagccttctcatgtatctctttcactaaatcagctttcctttcaccatctaaattagcaatctcattcaaaggtaaaggaaacaaatctaaaacagtaagtggattaaagccatatacaatctcaaaaggagtaaaacaCGTGGAAGAATGAATGaacgattataagcaaactcaacatagggtatccattcttcccaagatttaacattcttacctattatggctctaagcaaagatcccaaaactcgatttaccacctcggtttgaccatcagtttgagggtggcatgtagtagagtaaagtagtttagtacctaacttaccccataacaccttccaaaagtgactaagaaattttgcatctctatcggaaacgatagtccttgggatttcatgtaatctcacaacttcacgaaaaaatagatcggcaacatgggttgcatcatcagtcttatggcatggaatgaaatgagccattttagaaaatcgatccacaaccacaaagatgctaTCTCGTCCAAGCTTTAtccttggtaaacctattacaaaattcattgaaatgtcagtccaaggtgaactaggaacaggaagaggagtatatagaccatgaggcatcacagtggatttagcttgtttacaagtaatgcaagtagagcaaattttctcaacaagttttcgcatgttaggccaataaaaatgctcatgtaaaacatcataagtcttactgactccaaaatgacccataagaccaccactatgagcctctcgaaccaacaattctcgcattgaacactttggtaagcatagtctattatttcgaaaaagatagccatcatgcttataaaaattgtgaaatgcaccatgttcacatgcgtcataaatgcttgtaaaatcagaatcagtggcatataaatctttgagatactcaaaacctaataacttagtatgcaaagtactaagtaaagtgtacctccttgatagagcatcagccacaatattatctttacctttcttataccttataacataaggaaaagattcaatgaattcaacccacctcgcatgtcgcttgttcaacttaccttgtccttttaagtgcttaagtgattcatggtcagtgtgaatcacaaactcctttggtaaaaggtaatgttgccaaacttctagtgcccttaccaaggcatacaactctttatcataggtcaaatagttcaaatgtgctccaccaagtttctcactaaagtaggctagtggtttactatcttgcatgaggacggcacctatacctacaccagaagcatcacattcaatctcaaaggtcttttcaaaattaggtaaaacaagaataggagcattacacaatttatctttaagttcattaaatgctaattcttgcttatctgtccaatgaaaagatacatcctttttaataagtgcagtcaaaggcgaagcaattgtggaaaagttacaaacaaacctgcggtagaaaccagctaacccaaggaaagaccttacctcagaaacagttttagggataggccattctttaattgcctttaccttctcttcatccacatggattctgagaacttatcacaaaacccaaaaaacaagcttatccatacaaaGGTGCATtttcaagattagcaaagagtcgttcatgccttaacacatccaatactaatttaacatgcccaacatgatcattcaaagttttgctataaatcagtatgtcatcaaaatacacaacgacaaattttcctaaaaaaggtctaagtatgtggttcattaatctcatgaatgtgctaggagcattagttaagccaaatggcatgactaaccactcatacaggccatacttagtcttaaaagcagttttccattcatcaccttgtttcattcttatttgatggtaaccactttttaagcaattttagagaaaatgcatgcaccattaagctcatccaatATATCATCTAATCAAGGAAttggatatcgatactttactgtaatcttgttgacagcatgacaatcaacacacattctccaagaaccatctttttttgggacgagaagtacagggaccgcacaagggcttagactctcacgaatcaaccctttctctaagagatcttcaacttgcctttgcaactccttagtttcttcaggattgcttcgatagactggtctattcggaatactcgaaccaggcacaaagtcaatttgatgttcaatccctcgtaaaggaggtaatcccttaggcatttcagaaggaaatacatcctcaaaatcctgcaaaagatcaacaaaacaactaggcaaatgtgtattagggttagtcaaaacaaagttttctctaaacctaataattacaaatgtttgttttgcacaaagagcaaatttgatatctcgaaacctagcg
The sequence above is a segment of the Gossypium raimondii isolate GPD5lz chromosome 4, ASM2569854v1, whole genome shotgun sequence genome. Coding sequences within it:
- the LOC105779064 gene encoding uncharacterized protein LOC105779064; translation: MRNTKNSSSGCFSAVFRRLFCSGSPQTHPSDPIIELNAVDIMAKAQVQASESGPGIVARLMGLDTLPDSNWVCRAKTPISVPRSKSVNFMDYMLDFDLTKATHRRVKTSTSFQELPQSPQLLQHNQETMSEPRKWKSQRVNGSSGKNVKQNVNVREKVCSKKKNKKISKLKNEPRRVSSKQSLKSSGCIGVNSKAKTPLEEVSVKTKKKNQRAVKKVEYTDSNSEGSSSSLSPVSVLYVNDFESTKNEETACFMELVDRPSKMTDEDIKFSNWITKKLFTFEDYEEICVKLEEQILDLMLHQVADELVGFHTWNVWKQKTNLVGTLSKTQSFYPSNLQHGVSVK